The sequence below is a genomic window from Candidatus Dependentiae bacterium.
CAAGATCGTTACTCCAAGCATGAAGCTCATAGAGTGGATCGAGCAAAAAATGAGGATAACTCATTGCTCTTTTTGATTCCTTATTTTGCAAATAAGCATTCTGTTGAATGTACTAATGTTGATTTTCGAAATAGTTTTTCATCTGATATGCAGCCTTATGATATAAAGGACTGTGCTTCAATAAAGCCGGTAATGTCTTGGATGCTTCAGCGCAAGGTTGAAAGGATGAGGCTTTTTAATGATAATGAAAAATTAAATGAATTTTATCAAAAAAAGGTGCAGCAATTTTTGCCTTTTATGAACTATATCTGTTCTATAATGGAACGGGAAAAATTAACTTATCAGGAGTTGAGCCTGTATTTATATAACTTGTTTTTAAATAATCCTGATGCTTATAATGCAGATTTGTTTTTGCCGGCAACGAAAGAAGATAGTTTTGCTATACGCGATAATTTAACAGACATTATTAATGAGATTAAGTCTATAGGGGCATCTGCTAAGTTGAAAGATGAGCTAAAGGAAATGATTGATTATTTGCTTGATCTTTGTACCGTAGATTTAATTGATGTTCAAATAATGCATGAGATATTTAAAAAACAACTTGTAATTGATGCGCAAAACACTGTTGTTGTGTGTTGTGGTTTGGCTCATATGCAGGCTATAGAAAATATGTTAATGCCTTTAGGGTATACAAAAATTGAAAATAAAAAAGATCGATCTGGGATTCAACTTAAACAACTTTGTGAACCATACGTATTAAGTCATAGTCAAGAGCATGATATGGTAAAATCTTTATGGCTCCGCATATCTTTGTTTTTTTCTTATTGTTTTAATTTGTTCAATCAAAAATAAGAGGTTTATCATGAAAAAATTATTTATAATAATGTTAGTCTTTTGCGCGTCTATAATCAAGGCAGACTTTACGCATGTAAATCTGTGGCAAAAAAAGTTGGCAACCGGAGAAAAACAACATGTTTTATGTTGTGGAGATAGGCATCGCATTATGCAAAAAGGCCTGAAACAGGTTGAGCGTCTTATGGAGTTTATTACAAAAGTCCCCGGTAAAAATGAAATTATTATAGAAGATGCACTTAATTATCAAATTTCAATGCAAAAGTTGAAAGAAAATGATGATGGCTCAGTAGAGCATAAGCGTTTAATGGAAGATTTTCAGGATTTTCAAAATGAAATGAATGCCTATCGCCGTCAAGATGTCATTGATGGTGTTATTAGTGGCATTGTTCTTGTTCCTGAGCTTGCAAAAGAGCATGATATTGCTTGTACAAATATTGAATTTCGTCAGGTTGTTACCGGCCAATTACCGGACTTAATTGAACTTATAGATGAGCATGGTTTTAGTCATTGTAAAATAATCAATGGCATAGTTGAAACAGTGTTAAATACAGTTGAGTCATTTGATGATTCATTACAGTTAAATGCATTATGCAGTTAAGTTGAACATTTTCAATTCGGCAGCTATTGATGATTTTCAAGTTTGGTTTAATAACTTAAAAAAAGTTTTATATCATATTAAGCATGATAAAAATAGTCAAAAGCATCGAGCAGATTTGAGGATGATATTGACACATATATTTGATTTAGCATCAGTACAGTTGGTTGATGCAGTTATTCTGCATGAAGTTTATAAGAATCAAGTTACATGCAATACTGATAGTGCTATTTTTATATGCGTAGGACGAGCGCATATGCTTGAGGTAGAAAAACTGTTACCCGCATTGGATTATAAAAAAATAGATGCATGTTTTAATATCAAAGGTGTAGATGTTGAACGATTTTGTGCACTATATATTAAGCCAACTTCTGCAACAGATGAACATACAAAAAGAGTTCAGGATATACCGTTTTGGCTACGGATTGTTTCTGTGATAAAATACTGCATTGGGTTTTTTGGAAATTAAAATGGTTTTGCAAAAACCTATCCATTTGGTCACATTTTTTATAGATTTTGATATGATATAATTAAGTTGAATATCAATAAGTGCAGGAGAACAATAAATGACTACGGTAACTGATTGTATTACAATCGAAGAACTAAAAAAAATGTCTGAAAATATGTTTGATGATCTTGTCAAAGCAGTTGTTGATATTGAGAAAGAAATAATGGTTGTTGATGCTGAAATGCATGCTGATCAAGAATATTATTTATTGGAAAATGAATCAAAGCAAAAAGATTTATGGGGGATCAATCTGTTTCCATATAGTTTTGGTACAGAGGATTTTATCATTTTTGATTCTATGATTAATTTGCGTCCTTCTTCAGGGAATCGTAGTAGAATAGTTGAAAATCCTGTGGTTCAAGAAAAAATAAAAAATATTGTGCATAAGCTGGTGAAGTCATGAAGATCCATAAAGGATTATCATTAGAGCGCTGGTTTACGTTTTCTTTATTTGAACAATTAGCCAATGTTGGCACTGACATTGAGCGTGTAATCAATTGGAAAAAAAAAGAAAACATTGATTATAGTGAAAAAGCCTTTGCAAGGGCTTTAGAGTTATTAGACCTTACTATTTTAGATGATAAAAATAAGGGTGGAAAGCTAAGAGAGTTGTTGCGAATGAGAGAAATTCTTATTGATTATTTTGTATATGATAATCAGTACAATTCTAATGACAAAATGTGGCAAGATTACTTTTATCAATTTAATTATGCTGCCGCTATTCAGAACGGAAAATAATCATACCGAAGCCTCTTTAAAAGTCTTGAGAGCTTGAAGCATAGTGCTGTATTTTTTTTTTAATTTTTCCATATGATTTTTTCACTATCTATAGAGTCTTTCATTTCTTTATTTATATGATGATAATCTACAACAACTTTATACATGATGTTGCTTCCTTCAAGAACGCTTTTAATTTCACCAAGTTCTATAATTGGTAATTTTTCTCCTGTATCTATTGCAAGATCAATATCAGAAAAATCGGCATTTATGCCTCGAGCACGTGAACCATATAAATAAATACGTGCATTTGGTTGTAAAGCATGTATGAGTGAGATTATTTTATCTTTAGTTTAGTTGATCAAGGGTTTTTATATAGCTTCCTTATGAAACAAAAATGCCTGAATGATATGCGCGTGTTTTTGCTTCTGTCATTGTGATTGCACGTTCTAATCTTTGCGATTTTGATTCAATAAACTGCTCTTGTTCAAGTTCAAGAAATAAAAGATTTTTTGCCTCAATATCATTGCGAATATTTTGATAGAATTCAATTGGAATTTCAGCATATGATAAATCTAAAAAGAGGCAGAAACGTTCAAGTAATGTAATAAACAGATCATTAAGATCATCTTGATCATTAAGAATGTCTTTTTCATATAAACGTGCAAGTTGATCGGCTATAATTTTCACATTGCGCCAAGCTTGTTCATATTCTTGTGGATTCCATATAAGTTTATTCACTGTCATTTCAAAAAATACCATAAATGATTTTCGTAGCTCTTCGATTGATGCATCGGCAGAAAGTTCATTGCTGGTTTGAATCAAAGAGATTATATCTTGTGATAAGTCGGTAAAATAAGCATCAGGATCAATTTTGAGGTAATCAAATTTGTTGAGCATTGTTTCGTACATAGAAGATGAAATTTGCTTTTGTAATGTCTTGTATGCCGGTGTGAGTTCATGAGAACATGCTTGTTGCAAGAGCGGAGTCACTTCATCTAACATTTGGCAGTATGCATATGGATTTATATACATACTTTGTTTGAGTTTATTGCCAAACATACGCAATATTGATTGATAATAACTACGCGTTTGTGGTGTATTGCGTTTTAAAAATTGAGTAAAATGGAAAAAGTTATTGGGTAAAAATTCAGTTCCATAATCAGGATGATTGTATGCATGACGAATAAAGCAGCGCAGCCCATGATTGGAAAATTTTATTGGTTGTAAAAAATGACTGTGATCAAATGTAATAGAATTACTCATTTCGGCAACACTATTGACAGGGAGTTGAAAATCTTTGCTGTTTACATTATGACTAGATAGTAGACATGTGAATAAAAGGATGGATAAAATAAGCATTATACGTACCTCTAAAATAAAAGGATTTTTTTGTAATTAGTTGTTATCCTATCATGGAATATGGCATGTAATCAAGATAAGGCTGATTTAAGAGCGTAATAAAAATGTTGATAAAGCCTTGTTTTTAAAGGGAGCGGCCTCTCCCCTGTCATTCCTGCGAAGGCAGGAATCCATATTGTTTACGATAGGGTTTTAGAATTATTATTGGATCCCTGCCTGCGCAGGGATGACAAAGAAGGCAGGGATGACAGAGAGCGTTAATTTTTATATCAGTGTTATTCGTTTTTTGTAAGCTTAATTTGTTAAATTGTAAAAAAAGTAATCAGTATGGCATTATATTATTATCAAGCGTTTTCAAAAGATGGAAAAAAAATAACCGGCTATGTGGACGCCGGATCGGAAGTTTCTGTTAAAGAACAGTTACAACGTAAAGGTATTTTTCCAACCAAAGTAGAGCGTTCCTTGGGGGGAAAGAAAAAGAGTTGGTATGCCCGTTTTTTTGAAAAAGGGGTATCAGTTAAAGAGGTGATTTTATTCACCAAACAACTTGCCGTATTATTAAAATCGGGGGTTCCGTTATTACAAGCATTCGAGCTTTTATCAGAGCAATTTAGCGGACGATTGCAAACGGTTATTGTTGCAATTAAAGATGACCTCAAAGAAGGGCGTGCGCTTGCCGATGCAATGTCAGATTATCCAAAAATTTTTAGCAACATCTATGTTCAGCTTGTGCGTGCAGGTGAAGCAAGCGGTAAATTGGAAATGATTTTGGAGCGATTGGATGGTTTTTTAGAGCGGCGTGAGCAGATTAGAAAACAGGTAAAGTCTGCAATGATGATGCCTATTATTCAGATGGTTGTTGCAGTTATTGTTGTTGGTGTCATGATGATTTTTGTTGTGCCACAGATGGCTCAAAATTTTGCAACACAAAATAAAGAGTTACCATTGCCTACAAGAGTTATTATTAACCTTTCAGAGATTTTACAAAGTTATTGGATTTTTCTTATTCTATTGGGCGCTCTTTTGGTTATGGGATATATGTATTGGGCAGCAACCAAAGAAGGCCGTCGCTTTATTGATAGGGCAAAGCTTAAGATGCCATTGATTAAATATTTTGCTAAAACGAATGCAGTGGTACAGTTTAGTTCAACTCTTGGTATGCTTATCGAAAGTGGCGTGAACCTAGCTGAATCATTAGACATTGTAGTGAGTATTATCAATAATAGTGTGTTAGCTAATGCTTTAGATGATGCTCGAGATAATATTATAAAACAGGGTAAAATTGCGCAGTACCTTAAGAAAACAGATATTTTTCCTCCTATTGCAATTTATCTCATTAAGACGGGAGAAGAAAGCGGAAATTTAGATA
It includes:
- a CDS encoding DUF5674 family protein: MTTVTDCITIEELKKMSENMFDDLVKAVVDIEKEIMVVDAEMHADQEYYLLENESKQKDLWGINLFPYSFGTEDFIIFDSMINLRPSSGNRSRIVENPVVQEKIKNIVHKLVKS
- a CDS encoding type II secretion system F family protein, with the translated sequence MALYYYQAFSKDGKKITGYVDAGSEVSVKEQLQRKGIFPTKVERSLGGKKKSWYARFFEKGVSVKEVILFTKQLAVLLKSGVPLLQAFELLSEQFSGRLQTVIVAIKDDLKEGRALADAMSDYPKIFSNIYVQLVRAGEASGKLEMILERLDGFLERREQIRKQVKSAMMMPIIQMVVAVIVVGVMMIFVVPQMAQNFATQNKELPLPTRVIINLSEILQSYWIFLILLGALLVMGYMYWAATKEGRRFIDRAKLKMPLIKYFAKTNAVVQFSSTLGMLIESGVNLAESLDIVVSIINNSVLANALDDARDNIIKQGKIAQYLKKTDIFPPIAIYLIKTGEESGNLDMMLLTVARNYEEDLAELTDSMTATLGPILLVVMALVVGFIVIAIAVPMMDFGEISGI